The following coding sequences lie in one Chionomys nivalis chromosome 8, mChiNiv1.1, whole genome shotgun sequence genomic window:
- the C8H11orf68 gene encoding UPF0696 protein C11orf68 homolog, whose translation MAAAAAAAVAGAGRGGGGGADPGQERSRARSWVGAERSEGRRMEPNEELEEEDSPGGREDGFTAEHLAAEAMAADMDPWLVFDSRTTPASELDAWLAKYPPSQVTRYGDPGSPNSEPVGWIAAYGQGYTPNSGDVQGLQAAWETLQASGRPITPGTLRQLAITHRVLSGKWLIHLAPGFKLDHAWAGIARAVVEGRLQVAKVSPRAKEGGRQVICVYTDDFTDRLGVLEADSAIRAAGVKCLLTYKPDVYTYLGIYRANRWHLCPTLYESRFQLGGNARGSRVLDRANNVELT comes from the exons atggcggcggcggcggcggcggccgtgGCAGGGGCGGGGCGCGGTGGGGGTGGCGGCGCAGACCCCGGGCAGGAACGGAGCAGGGCCCGAAGTTGGGTTGGCGCGGAACGGAGCGAAGGCCGGAG GATGGAACCAAACGAGGAGCTGGAAGAGGAGGACTCTCCAGGTGGCCGAGAAGATGGCTTCACTGCTGAGCACCTGGCTGCAGAGGCCATGGCAGCCGACATGGATCCCTGGCTGGTATTTGATTCCCGTACTACACCTGCCTCAGAGCTGGATGCCTGGTTGGCCAAGTACCCACCATCTCAAGTTACTCGCTATGGGGACCCAGGTTCACCCAACTCTGAACCTGTGGGCTGGATTGCAGCCTATGGGCAGGGTTACACCCCCAACTCAGGGGATGTCCAAGGGCTGCAGGCAGCCTGGGAGACTCTGCAGGCCAGTGGGCGGCCCATCACACCAGGTACCCTGCGCCAGCTGGCCATCACCCACCGCGTGCTCTCTGGCAAGTGGCTGATTCACCTGGCACCTGGCTTCAAGCTGGACCATGCCTGGGCTGGCATTGCCAGGGCTGTAGTTGAGGGCCGTCTTCAGGTGGCCAAGGTGAGCCCACGGGCTAAGGAGGGTGGGCGCCAGGTCATCTGTGTTTACACGGACGACTTCACGGACCGCTTGGGTGTGCTGGAGGCAGATTCTGCCATCCGTGCTGCAGGCGTTAAGTGCTTGCTCACTTACAAACCTGATGTCTACACCTACCTGGGCATCTACCGAGCCAACCGCTGGCACCTCTGTCCCACTCTCTATGAGAGCCGTTTCCAGCTTGGAGGCAATGCTCGTGGCTCTCGAGTGTTGGACCGTGCCAACAATGTAGAACTGACCTAG
- the Drap1 gene encoding dr1-associated corepressor isoform X2, with protein MPSKKKKYNARFPPARIKKIMQTDEEIGKVAAAVPVIISRALELFLESLLKKACQVTQSRNAKTMTTSHLKQCIELEQQFDFLKDLVASVPDMQGDGEDNHLDGDKGPRRGRKPGSSGRKNGGTGSKGKDKKLSGTDSEQEDESEDTDTDGEEEAPQPPPQASHPPAHFQSPPTPFMPFTSPLPLPPAPPGPSAPDAEDEEDYDS; from the exons ATGCCAAGCAAGAAGAAGAAGTACAACGCGCGGTTTCCGCCG GCGCGGATTAAGAAGATCATGCAGACGGACGAAGAGATTGGGAAGGTGGCGGCAGCTGTGCCTGTCATCATCT CCCGGGCGCTCGAGCTCTTCCTGGAGTCCCTGTTGAAGAAGGCTTGCCAGGTGACCCAGTCTCGAAATGCCAAAACCATGACCACGTCCCACCT GAAACAGTGCATTGAGCTGGAGCAGCAGTTTGACTTCTTGAAAGACTTGGTGGCATCCGTGCCCGACATgcagggggatggggaagacaacCACTTGGATGGGGACAAGGGTCCTCGAAG GGGCCGGAAACCAGGCAGCAGTGGCAGGAAGAACGGAGGCACTGGAAGCAAAGGCAAAGACAAGAAGCTGTCTGGGACAGACTCGGAACAGGAG GATGAGTCTGAGGACACAGACACTGATGGAGAAGAAGAGGCACCACAGCCTCCACCCCAAGCCAGTCACCCCCCTGCCCACTTTCAGAG CCCTCCAACCCCCTTCATGCCCTTCACCTCTCCTCTGCCTTTGCCCCCAGCGCCCCCTGGCCCCTCAGCACCTGATGCAGAGGATGAAGAAGACTATGACTCCTAG
- the Drap1 gene encoding dr1-associated corepressor isoform X1, with translation MPSKKKKYNARFPPARIKKIMQTDEEIGKVAAAVPVIISRALELFLESLLKKACQVTQSRNAKTMTTSHLKQCIELEQQFDFLKDLVASVPDMQGDGEDNHLDGDKGPRRWTVPSRRGRKPGSSGRKNGGTGSKGKDKKLSGTDSEQEDESEDTDTDGEEEAPQPPPQASHPPAHFQSPPTPFMPFTSPLPLPPAPPGPSAPDAEDEEDYDS, from the exons ATGCCAAGCAAGAAGAAGAAGTACAACGCGCGGTTTCCGCCG GCGCGGATTAAGAAGATCATGCAGACGGACGAAGAGATTGGGAAGGTGGCGGCAGCTGTGCCTGTCATCATCT CCCGGGCGCTCGAGCTCTTCCTGGAGTCCCTGTTGAAGAAGGCTTGCCAGGTGACCCAGTCTCGAAATGCCAAAACCATGACCACGTCCCACCT GAAACAGTGCATTGAGCTGGAGCAGCAGTTTGACTTCTTGAAAGACTTGGTGGCATCCGTGCCCGACATgcagggggatggggaagacaacCACTTGGATGGGGACAAGGGTCCTCGAAG ATGGACTGTACCTTCCCGAAGGGGCCGGAAACCAGGCAGCAGTGGCAGGAAGAACGGAGGCACTGGAAGCAAAGGCAAAGACAAGAAGCTGTCTGGGACAGACTCGGAACAGGAG GATGAGTCTGAGGACACAGACACTGATGGAGAAGAAGAGGCACCACAGCCTCCACCCCAAGCCAGTCACCCCCCTGCCCACTTTCAGAG CCCTCCAACCCCCTTCATGCCCTTCACCTCTCCTCTGCCTTTGCCCCCAGCGCCCCCTGGCCCCTCAGCACCTGATGCAGAGGATGAAGAAGACTATGACTCCTAG
- the LOC130880701 gene encoding NADH dehydrogenase [ubiquinone] iron-sulfur protein 5-like — MPFFDVQKKLGISLDRHFVFQSVEQPFKIPFQCHAFEKEWIECAHGIGATRAKKECKIEFEDFEECYLRYKMMKRLGEIRRQPDKLVKEGKYTPPPHHMGQEEPRP; from the coding sequence ATGCCTTTCTTTGATGTGCAGAAAAAGCTGGGCATTAGCCTCGATCGCCACTTCGTATTCCAAAGTGTTGAGCAGCCCTTCAAGATTCCCTTCCAATGCCATGCTTTCGAAAAAGAGTGGATAGAGTGTGCACATGGCATCGGTGCTACCCGGGCTAAAAAAGAGTGCAAGATAGAATTTGAAGATTTCGAGGAATGTTATCTTCGGTATAAAATGATGAAGCGCCTGGGTGAAATCAGACGACAGCCGGATAAGCTAGTTAAAGAGGGGAAATACACCCCTCCACCTCACCACATGGGCCAGGAGGAACCCAGGCCCTGA